In Argiope bruennichi chromosome 4, qqArgBrue1.1, whole genome shotgun sequence, a single window of DNA contains:
- the LOC129966340 gene encoding aspartate and glycine-rich protein-like, giving the protein MNIFNWNKDTFNGYDCGDDSDRGDHADDIHGGGDRHDDHDDGDHDASLLMNAYDDDDVHGDGNHGGDDGHDHGGHEDDAYDRGDHADDIHGGGDRYDDHDASLLMNAYDDDVHGDGDHSGDDGHDHGGHEDDA; this is encoded by the exons atgaatatttttaattggaataaagATACGTTTAATGGTTATGACTGTGGTGATGATAGTGATCGTGGTGACCATGCCGATGATATCCATGGTGGAGGTGATCGTCATGATGATCATGATGATGGTGATCATGATGCTTCGCTTCTAATGAATgcttatgatgatgatgatgtccaTGGTGATGGGAACCATGGTGGTGACGATGGTCATGATCATGGTGGTCATGAAGATGATGCTTA CGATCGTGGTGACCATGCCGATGATATCCATGGTGGTGGTGATCGTTATGATGATCATGATGCTTCGCTTCTAATGAATGCTTATGATGATGATGTCCATGGTGATGGGGACCATAGTGGTGACGATGGTCATGATCATGGTGGTCATGAAGATGATGCTTAG